In Lysinibacillus sp. FSL M8-0337, the following proteins share a genomic window:
- the pheS gene encoding phenylalanine--tRNA ligase subunit alpha encodes MEEQLKQLEQEALAKIEAAANLKELNDVRVAYLGKKGPITDLLKGMGKLSAEERPKMGALVNTVRENVTAVLETKATVLEEAAIAEKLASESIDVTLPGRAIKVGNRHPLTRVIEEIEDLFIGMGYEIAEGPEVEKDYYNFEALNLPKGHPARDMQDSFYISEEILLRTHTSPVQARTMEAKKGESIRIICPGKVFRRDNDDATHSHQFMQIEGLVIGENIRMSDLKGTLDTLAKKMFGADREIRLRPSFFPFTEPSVEMDISCFKCGGAGCNVCKGTGWIEILGAGMVHPNVLEMAGYDPKKVSGFAFGIGAERIAMLKYGVDDIRHFYTSDTRFLSQFERTEA; translated from the coding sequence ATGGAAGAGCAATTAAAGCAGTTAGAACAAGAAGCGCTAGCAAAAATTGAAGCAGCAGCAAATCTAAAAGAATTAAATGATGTGCGTGTCGCTTATTTAGGGAAAAAGGGACCCATCACAGACTTACTAAAAGGAATGGGGAAATTATCGGCTGAAGAACGTCCAAAAATGGGGGCTTTAGTTAATACAGTTCGTGAAAATGTTACAGCAGTGTTAGAAACAAAAGCGACTGTATTAGAAGAAGCAGCAATTGCCGAAAAATTAGCAAGTGAGTCGATTGATGTCACATTACCAGGGCGTGCTATTAAAGTAGGTAACCGTCATCCTTTAACACGCGTTATTGAAGAAATTGAAGATTTATTTATCGGCATGGGTTATGAAATTGCGGAAGGTCCAGAAGTGGAAAAGGATTACTATAACTTTGAAGCGTTAAACTTACCAAAAGGTCACCCTGCACGTGATATGCAGGATTCATTCTATATTTCCGAGGAAATATTATTACGTACACATACGTCTCCAGTTCAGGCACGTACAATGGAAGCGAAAAAAGGCGAATCGATTCGTATTATTTGTCCAGGGAAAGTATTCCGTCGTGATAATGATGATGCAACACACTCTCACCAATTCATGCAAATTGAAGGTTTAGTTATTGGTGAAAATATTCGTATGAGTGATCTGAAAGGGACATTAGATACACTAGCGAAAAAAATGTTCGGTGCTGACCGTGAGATTCGTCTGCGTCCAAGTTTCTTCCCATTCACAGAGCCGTCTGTTGAAATGGACATTTCTTGCTTCAAATGCGGTGGTGCAGGTTGTAACGTATGTAAAGGCACAGGCTGGATTGAGATTTTAGGTGCAGGTATGGTACACCCAAATGTACTTGAAATGGCTGGTTATGATCCGAAGAAAGTTTCTGGTTTCGCATTTGGTATTGGAGCAGAACGTATCGCTATGTTGAAATATGGCGTCGACGATATTCGTCATTTCTATACAAGTGACACACGTTTCTTATCACAATTCGAGCGAACAGAGGCGTAA
- the pheT gene encoding phenylalanine--tRNA ligase subunit beta — MLVSLEWLKDYVSTQGLAPEELAEKITRSGIEVDAVIDRASGMDKIVVGYVVSKEKHPEADKLNICQVDVGEEAPQQIICGAPNVDAGQKVIVARPGAHLPGGIKIKKAKLRGHESNGMICSLQELGIEGKVVPKAYAEGIYVLPADAEVGADALALLGLRDTVLELGLTPNRSDALSMLGVAYEVGAILSEEVKYPEIAYSTSSDKAEDLLKLRVEDLQANPMYVAKVVKNVKIAESPMWLQHRLMAAGVRPHNNVVDVTNYILMEYGQPLHAFDYDSLATGEIVVRKATEGEKITTLDDQERTLKASDLVITNGKEPVAIAGVMGGANSEVTASTTTVVIESAYFDGLTVRQTSRNLGLRSDASARFEKGVDPNRVVPAAERAAALLAELAGGEVLEGTCIVDELDKTPARVVVSPDFINERLGMKISLEDMLSILERLKFGVEAANGLLIIDAPTRRQDIKIEEDIVEEIARLYGYDEIPMTLPEGANQVGQLTAYQANRRVVRNYMEGAGLYQAVTYSLTSEALSQRFALKAEPVTRLLMPMSEERSTLRQSLIPHLIEAAAYNVARKADSVALYEVGSVFLGQTAEGLPFEEEHVAAVLTGKWLDHAWQGEKKEVDFFVLKGIIEGVIGKLGLTERITFVKAEVAGLHPGRTASILLDGEQVGIIGGLHPAEQKARGVKDTYVMEMNLVALLQANASEAPLGYKPVPRFPAMSRDIALVMNRATTAGEVVTIIRSAGVKLLKDIKVFDVYEGEKMEAGKKSVAFSLTYFDPERTLTDEEVVAAHNKVLKAIATIEGTEVR; from the coding sequence ATGTTAGTATCATTAGAATGGTTAAAAGATTATGTAAGTACACAAGGCTTAGCGCCTGAAGAATTAGCAGAAAAAATTACTCGCTCAGGCATTGAAGTAGACGCAGTAATTGACCGTGCAAGCGGTATGGATAAAATTGTTGTCGGCTATGTTGTATCAAAAGAAAAACACCCTGAAGCTGATAAATTAAATATTTGCCAAGTAGATGTTGGAGAAGAAGCACCACAACAAATTATTTGTGGAGCGCCAAACGTGGATGCAGGTCAAAAAGTAATTGTTGCGCGTCCAGGTGCACATTTACCAGGTGGCATTAAAATTAAAAAAGCAAAACTACGTGGGCACGAATCGAACGGTATGATTTGTTCATTACAAGAGCTTGGTATTGAAGGGAAGGTAGTACCGAAAGCTTATGCAGAGGGCATTTACGTGTTACCAGCAGATGCAGAAGTGGGCGCTGATGCGCTAGCGCTTTTAGGTCTTCGTGATACAGTGCTTGAGCTTGGCTTAACACCAAACCGCTCAGATGCGCTTTCGATGTTAGGGGTAGCTTATGAGGTGGGTGCTATTCTATCAGAGGAAGTAAAGTACCCAGAAATCGCTTATAGCACATCTTCTGACAAAGCGGAGGATTTACTAAAGCTTCGTGTCGAAGACTTACAAGCGAACCCAATGTACGTAGCGAAAGTTGTAAAAAACGTTAAAATAGCAGAATCACCAATGTGGTTACAGCACCGTTTGATGGCAGCTGGCGTACGTCCACACAACAATGTAGTCGATGTGACAAACTATATTTTAATGGAATATGGTCAACCACTTCATGCATTTGACTATGATAGCTTAGCAACAGGTGAAATCGTTGTGCGTAAAGCAACAGAAGGTGAAAAAATCACGACTTTAGATGACCAAGAGCGTACATTAAAGGCATCTGATTTAGTGATTACGAATGGCAAAGAGCCAGTGGCAATTGCAGGCGTAATGGGTGGAGCCAATTCGGAAGTAACAGCATCTACAACGACCGTTGTTATTGAATCTGCTTATTTCGATGGCTTAACAGTACGTCAAACTTCACGCAATCTAGGTCTTCGTTCAGATGCTTCAGCTCGCTTTGAAAAAGGTGTTGACCCTAACCGTGTTGTGCCTGCAGCTGAACGTGCAGCGGCATTGCTTGCTGAATTAGCTGGCGGTGAAGTGTTAGAAGGCACTTGTATCGTAGATGAATTAGATAAAACACCAGCACGTGTTGTAGTCTCTCCAGATTTTATTAACGAACGTCTTGGTATGAAAATTTCATTAGAAGATATGCTTTCGATTTTAGAGCGTTTGAAATTCGGTGTAGAAGCAGCAAATGGCTTATTAATCATTGATGCACCAACACGTCGTCAAGATATTAAAATCGAAGAAGATATCGTCGAAGAGATTGCACGTTTATATGGCTACGATGAAATCCCTATGACTTTACCAGAAGGTGCCAACCAAGTTGGGCAACTGACAGCTTATCAAGCAAATCGTCGCGTTGTACGTAACTATATGGAAGGTGCGGGGCTTTATCAAGCGGTTACTTATTCATTAACGTCTGAGGCGTTATCACAACGCTTTGCACTAAAAGCGGAGCCCGTAACACGTTTATTAATGCCAATGAGTGAAGAACGTTCAACACTTCGTCAAAGCTTAATTCCACATTTAATCGAAGCGGCGGCATATAATGTAGCACGTAAAGCGGATAGCGTAGCATTATACGAGGTTGGTTCTGTCTTCCTTGGTCAAACAGCAGAGGGCTTACCGTTTGAGGAAGAGCATGTAGCAGCTGTGTTAACGGGTAAATGGTTAGATCATGCTTGGCAAGGTGAGAAAAAAGAAGTTGATTTCTTCGTATTGAAAGGTATTATCGAGGGTGTTATTGGCAAGCTTGGTTTAACAGAGCGCATTACGTTTGTGAAAGCAGAAGTAGCTGGCTTACATCCTGGTCGTACCGCTAGCATTTTATTAGATGGCGAACAAGTGGGTATTATCGGCGGTTTACATCCTGCGGAGCAAAAAGCAAGGGGTGTAAAAGATACGTACGTGATGGAAATGAATCTAGTAGCATTACTACAAGCCAATGCAAGTGAAGCGCCACTTGGCTATAAACCGGTGCCTCGTTTCCCAGCGATGTCTCGTGATATCGCACTTGTGATGAATCGCGCAACAACAGCGGGTGAAGTAGTAACGATTATTCGTTCGGCAGGAGTGAAACTGTTGAAGGATATTAAAGTATTCGATGTTTATGAAGGTGAAAAAATGGAGGCAGGTAAAAAATCTGTTGCCTTCTCCCTCACATACTTCGATCCAGAACGCACGTTAACAGATGAAGAAGTTGTTGCTGCGCATAATAAAGTATTGAAAGCCATTGCTACAATTGAAGGAACAGAAGTACGTTAA